A single genomic interval of Lentimicrobium saccharophilum harbors:
- a CDS encoding adenylate/guanylate cyclase domain-containing protein, translating into MAKSRVPKYRIGRVFLFPILLYFMLVFPMLVFMLLKSFPQLTEKGVFRNMQETDSLNVSQLTADTLALEAEAFSAQKKIYDRDIPPDDNISAEAVSPNSEKMSGGINIQVGNSPGNNTSSAFSDTFSSLFRIVILFSTIAGFAINIPFRRYFNRKRKGRRISPKLYRHCRRFLLYTPLINSGIVLLAFSIVHGLMIYQLQTPEMLNDPISRRMFSNYLFISLVASLLTVLFIYFWQKHRVHIKYIEHIYTREELQKRIFGKNPGKIRNRLYIASAMTTLLPLAIVLLYLILSLTPIREMGEVSASEMRIMLGRLVDFMGPDFELQNNEDFKGFYYISALDNALMFIGIFSGILVSFIYILFFVNWSTADIVRPVNELVNSMQKTGEGMLDNFTIVRTNDEIGVMSEGYNQMTSRLREYIFRISRMNEAYSRFVPNQFLEFLGKQDFVDIQLGDQVQKEMSVLFSDIRGFTEISEEMSPKENFDFINHYLGYMEPVIRQNNGFIDKFIGDSIMALFHDKVDDAIDAAIEMRQTLARFNLDRIDQGKPTIDSGIGIHTGNLMLGVVGGEGRMDGTVISDAVNLASRLEGLTKIYHTSIIISEDTLIKLENPGKYNFRFLDVARVKGKKEAVYVFEVLDGDPEEVKTLKIETKSLFGKGIDLYKNKKFEEALKVFSEIVKINQQDSVAAFYVNRCRTNIQKGISDDWSGIEVYDAK; encoded by the coding sequence ATGGCAAAATCCAGGGTTCCGAAATACCGTATCGGCAGGGTCTTTTTATTCCCCATACTGCTGTACTTCATGCTGGTATTCCCGATGCTGGTATTTATGCTGCTTAAAAGCTTTCCGCAACTCACCGAAAAGGGTGTATTCAGAAATATGCAGGAAACTGATTCGCTGAATGTTTCACAGTTGACTGCAGATACTCTTGCCCTGGAGGCAGAAGCATTTTCAGCACAGAAAAAAATCTATGACCGGGATATCCCCCCAGATGACAATATTTCCGCTGAGGCTGTCAGTCCGAACAGTGAAAAGATGTCAGGCGGAATTAACATTCAGGTGGGTAATTCCCCCGGAAACAATACCTCATCAGCATTTTCAGATACCTTTTCCTCCCTGTTCAGAATTGTCATCCTGTTCAGCACCATTGCCGGCTTTGCCATCAACATTCCTTTCCGGCGTTACTTTAACCGGAAGCGCAAGGGCCGGAGAATCTCCCCGAAACTTTACCGCCACTGCCGGCGGTTTTTACTCTATACGCCACTCATCAATTCAGGAATCGTTTTGCTTGCATTCAGCATTGTTCACGGTCTAATGATTTACCAGCTGCAAACCCCCGAAATGCTAAATGATCCGATCAGCCGGAGAATGTTTTCGAACTACCTGTTTATTTCATTGGTGGCCTCGTTGCTTACGGTGCTTTTTATCTATTTCTGGCAGAAACACCGTGTTCATATAAAATATATTGAGCATATATACACCCGCGAAGAGCTTCAGAAAAGAATTTTCGGGAAAAATCCCGGAAAAATCCGTAACAGGCTCTACATCGCCAGTGCAATGACCACGCTGCTGCCGCTGGCAATTGTTCTCCTTTATCTTATCCTGAGCCTGACACCCATCAGGGAGATGGGAGAAGTCAGCGCTTCGGAAATGCGCATAATGCTTGGCAGGCTGGTTGATTTTATGGGCCCTGATTTTGAACTGCAGAATAATGAGGACTTTAAAGGGTTCTATTATATCAGCGCCTTAGACAATGCCCTTATGTTTATCGGAATCTTCAGCGGCATCCTGGTTTCATTTATCTATATTCTCTTTTTCGTTAACTGGTCAACCGCCGATATTGTGCGACCGGTGAATGAACTGGTAAACAGTATGCAAAAAACGGGGGAGGGGATGCTCGATAATTTTACCATTGTACGTACCAATGATGAGATCGGAGTGATGTCGGAGGGCTACAATCAGATGACTTCACGGCTGCGGGAGTACATTTTCAGGATATCAAGGATGAATGAGGCCTACTCACGGTTTGTTCCAAATCAGTTCCTTGAATTTCTGGGTAAGCAGGATTTTGTGGATATTCAGCTGGGCGATCAGGTTCAGAAGGAAATGTCGGTGCTGTTTTCCGATATCCGGGGCTTTACGGAGATATCGGAAGAAATGTCGCCTAAGGAAAATTTTGATTTTATCAATCATTACCTGGGTTACATGGAACCAGTTATCCGGCAGAACAACGGATTTATTGACAAATTCATCGGTGATTCGATTATGGCGTTGTTCCACGACAAGGTTGATGATGCCATAGATGCGGCCATCGAGATGCGGCAGACACTGGCCCGTTTCAACCTCGACCGCATTGATCAGGGCAAACCAACCATTGATTCGGGCATTGGCATTCACACGGGCAACCTTATGCTGGGCGTGGTCGGCGGAGAGGGGAGAATGGACGGAACCGTGATTTCGGATGCCGTTAACCTGGCTTCCCGGCTTGAAGGTCTGACCAAAATATATCATACCTCGATCATTATCAGTGAGGATACCCTGATCAAACTCGAAAATCCCGGTAAATACAACTTCCGCTTTCTTGATGTCGCCAGGGTGAAAGGCAAAAAAGAAGCTGTTTATGTATTTGAAGTACTGGATGGTGATCCCGAAGAGGTAAAAACACTGAAAATAGAGACCAAATCACTATTTGGCAAGGGCATTGACCTCTATAAAAACAAGAAGTTTGAAGAGGCACTCAAAGTATTCAGCGAAATCGTTAAAATCAACCAACAGGATTCGGTGGCTGCTTTTTATGTAAACCGTTGCCGTACCAATATTCAGAAAGGTATTTCCGACGACTGGAGCGGGATAGAGGTTTACGATGCAAAATAA
- a CDS encoding DUF4175 family protein, producing the protein MNDHYNILIDKLDAFIRKYYKNQLIRGLLYSVALLGSFFLIIALLESFAWFSPPVRTVLFYSYLAGAAFILGRYVAVPLLKLNKAGKRISHELAAEIIGKHFSEVKDSLLNTLQLHKQARSSPAPDELILAGINQKAAQLRPVPFLSAIDLSKNKKYLPYALPPVIILLAILMLAPSSITEPGKRLIRHSETFAKPLPFTFHIENETLTAIQQEDFVLRVSVKGEEIPDQVYLVSEGSEFRMQQESKLEYSFTFKKIQKSQYFRLLAGGYQSSEYELLVLPRPTILNFELELDYPLYTGIKPESVSNSGDIVIPQGTSVTWKFYTRDTRLINFRLGKQTRALQTDKNNVFVTSARLLTAVDYGVSVENEFMTGSDSMSFFINVIPDVFPVINVEEFRDTIYDNRLYFRGLIKDDYGFSRLEFRLSRKTGEGTNSAETSVTVPIDKQNVQQAFYHYFDLSNAGLVPGDEAEYYFQVWDNDGVNGSKSSRSHKMNFRIPSLQEIEEMVKKNQENVKSELEKSLDEARSIQKEIENLNKNLFDKKSLNYQEKKQIQDLLDRQKNLQKQVEQMKEQHEKSNQKESQYKDVNENILEKQQQLEKLFEEIMTDEMKKLFEELQQMMDNLDKNKLNEVMDKLKFSAEDLEKNLDRNLELFKQLEFDKKLTETIDKLKALADEQKKLSEETGAADKKDSDQLGEEQKKISEKFDKIREDLKDLQEKNKSLEEPNNFSNPEDKQQEIEKDLDQSEESLGKKQMKQASGKQKEASDKMEQMSEMLSDMQQEMEEEALGEDIEALRIILENLVRTSFDQESVMDELSKLKRNDPKYSGIIEKQKSIKDNLLMIEDSLYALSKRQSMIESFVNREISAINDNINQAMEALHNRVVSTVLNKQQYAMTSVNNLALMLAESLKQMQQNMAMKSSGKSGKSCPMPGQGKPSMKSMRQMQEKLNQQMEAMKKSMQEGKGQQGKTGRNGMSEQLARMAAEQESLRKQLQEYRDQMQKEGRLSDKGLNKMIQDMERTETELVNKIINQETMRRQEEILTRLLESEKAEMQREQEERRESNEGRDVPRPDPASFFDSIGLPSRETELLRTIPPSFKNYYRNKVNEYFISIPGQVQ; encoded by the coding sequence ATGAACGATCACTACAACATACTCATCGATAAACTGGATGCTTTCATCAGAAAGTATTACAAAAATCAGTTAATCAGAGGATTGCTCTACAGCGTCGCGTTGCTGGGGTCCTTTTTCCTGATCATTGCCCTTCTCGAATCGTTTGCCTGGTTTTCACCCCCGGTAAGAACCGTGCTGTTTTACAGCTATCTGGCTGGGGCGGCATTTATTCTGGGCAGGTATGTTGCGGTTCCGTTGCTGAAACTCAACAAGGCAGGCAAACGCATCTCTCACGAACTTGCTGCCGAAATCATCGGGAAACACTTTTCAGAAGTGAAAGACAGCCTGCTGAATACCCTTCAGTTGCATAAACAGGCCCGGTCCAGCCCTGCTCCCGATGAACTTATCCTGGCCGGGATAAACCAGAAGGCTGCACAACTCAGGCCGGTGCCCTTTCTCTCGGCCATCGACCTGAGCAAAAACAAAAAGTATCTGCCTTATGCCCTGCCACCGGTAATTATTCTGCTGGCGATACTAATGCTTGCCCCATCCAGCATCACTGAGCCGGGTAAACGTCTGATCAGGCACAGTGAAACCTTTGCAAAACCGCTTCCTTTCACTTTTCATATTGAAAATGAAACCTTAACCGCTATTCAACAGGAAGATTTTGTACTCAGGGTTTCGGTGAAAGGGGAGGAGATTCCCGATCAGGTTTATCTGGTATCTGAAGGAAGCGAATTCAGGATGCAGCAGGAGTCAAAGCTGGAGTACTCATTCACCTTTAAGAAAATTCAGAAAAGCCAGTACTTCCGGCTCCTTGCCGGAGGTTATCAATCATCAGAATATGAACTGCTTGTTCTTCCAAGGCCAACCATTCTGAACTTTGAACTGGAGCTGGACTATCCGCTTTATACCGGTATTAAACCCGAATCTGTCTCCAATTCGGGGGATATTGTCATTCCTCAGGGAACCAGTGTAACATGGAAGTTTTATACAAGGGATACCCGGCTTATCAATTTCCGGCTCGGTAAACAAACCAGGGCACTCCAAACGGATAAGAACAATGTTTTTGTTACTTCAGCCAGATTACTGACAGCTGTTGATTATGGTGTAAGCGTTGAAAATGAATTTATGACAGGATCAGACTCTATGTCATTCTTTATCAATGTTATACCTGATGTTTTTCCTGTAATCAATGTTGAAGAATTCAGAGACACCATTTACGATAACAGATTGTATTTCAGGGGATTGATTAAGGATGACTATGGATTCAGCAGACTTGAATTCCGGCTTTCCAGAAAAACCGGTGAAGGCACAAATTCAGCGGAAACTTCGGTAACGGTACCGATTGACAAGCAGAATGTGCAGCAGGCGTTCTATCATTATTTTGACCTTTCTAATGCCGGACTGGTTCCCGGCGATGAGGCGGAATACTATTTTCAGGTTTGGGATAATGACGGGGTAAACGGAAGTAAGTCTTCCAGATCCCATAAGATGAATTTCCGGATTCCTTCTTTACAGGAAATAGAGGAAATGGTAAAAAAGAATCAGGAGAATGTTAAAAGCGAACTTGAGAAGAGCCTGGATGAGGCAAGATCCATTCAGAAGGAAATTGAAAATCTCAATAAGAACCTTTTTGATAAAAAAAGCCTGAATTATCAGGAAAAAAAGCAGATTCAGGACCTGCTCGACCGTCAGAAAAACCTTCAGAAGCAGGTCGAACAGATGAAAGAGCAGCACGAAAAATCGAATCAGAAAGAGTCGCAGTACAAGGATGTGAATGAAAACATTCTTGAGAAACAGCAGCAACTGGAGAAACTCTTTGAAGAGATTATGACAGATGAGATGAAGAAGCTGTTTGAGGAGCTTCAGCAAATGATGGATAACCTGGATAAAAACAAGCTGAATGAGGTAATGGATAAGTTAAAGTTCAGTGCGGAAGATCTTGAGAAGAATCTTGACAGGAATCTTGAGTTATTCAAACAGCTTGAGTTTGATAAGAAACTGACAGAAACCATTGACAAATTAAAGGCGTTGGCCGATGAACAGAAAAAACTGTCGGAAGAGACCGGTGCTGCAGATAAAAAGGATTCAGACCAACTGGGTGAAGAACAAAAGAAGATCAGCGAAAAATTTGATAAAATCAGGGAGGATCTGAAAGATCTGCAGGAGAAGAATAAATCGCTTGAAGAACCGAATAACTTTTCAAATCCGGAAGATAAACAACAGGAAATTGAGAAGGATCTTGATCAGTCGGAAGAGAGCCTCGGGAAAAAGCAGATGAAGCAGGCTTCGGGAAAGCAGAAAGAGGCATCCGATAAAATGGAGCAGATGAGTGAAATGCTTTCTGATATGCAACAGGAGATGGAAGAGGAAGCCTTGGGAGAAGATATCGAAGCGTTGCGCATCATACTTGAAAATCTGGTCAGAACTTCCTTCGATCAGGAATCGGTGATGGATGAGTTGTCGAAATTAAAACGGAATGATCCGAAATATTCCGGTATTATTGAGAAGCAAAAATCCATCAAGGACAACCTGCTTATGATTGAGGATTCCCTTTATGCCCTCAGCAAGCGCCAGTCCATGATAGAATCATTTGTAAACAGGGAGATTTCAGCAATCAACGACAACATAAACCAGGCCATGGAGGCCCTGCACAACCGGGTTGTTTCAACGGTGCTTAACAAACAGCAGTATGCCATGACCTCGGTGAACAATCTTGCGCTGATGCTTGCAGAATCACTTAAGCAGATGCAGCAGAATATGGCCATGAAATCGTCGGGCAAATCAGGAAAGAGCTGCCCTATGCCGGGTCAGGGAAAACCTTCCATGAAATCGATGCGTCAGATGCAGGAAAAATTAAACCAGCAGATGGAGGCCATGAAAAAAAGCATGCAGGAGGGCAAAGGACAACAAGGAAAAACTGGTCGTAATGGTATGAGCGAACAGCTGGCCAGGATGGCCGCGGAGCAGGAATCATTGCGAAAGCAACTTCAGGAGTATCGCGACCAGATGCAAAAGGAGGGGAGGCTCAGTGATAAAGGCCTGAATAAGATGATTCAGGATATGGAAAGGACTGAGACGGAACTGGTGAACAAAATCATCAACCAGGAAACCATGCGCAGGCAGGAAGAAATACTGACACGTCTCCTTGAATCCGAAAAAGCCGAAATGCAGCGGGAACAGGAGGAAAGGCGGGAATCAAATGAAGGCAGGGACGTTCCCAGGCCGGATCCTGCCTCATTTTTCGACAGCATCGGGCTGCCCTCCAGGGAAACAGAACTGCTGCGGACCATTCCGCCTTCGTTTAAGAATTATTACCGTAACAAGGTAAACGAATATTTTATTTCCATTCCGGGTCAGGTTCAATAA
- the ybeY gene encoding rRNA maturation RNase YbeY, with the protein MAGRINFYREDVNYRLRGIRHTRAWMLNCISQQNRTAGEVSIIFCSDEFLYNMNVEYLHHDTLTDVITFDYSAGDTVSGDVFISIPRVKENATMYGKPFTEELNRVMIHGILHLCGYKDKTRKDAALMRSKEEECLALFA; encoded by the coding sequence ATGGCGGGCAGGATTAACTTTTACCGTGAAGATGTAAACTACCGGCTCAGGGGGATCAGACATACCAGGGCCTGGATGCTGAACTGTATCAGTCAGCAGAACAGGACAGCGGGAGAGGTCAGCATTATTTTTTGCAGCGATGAGTTCCTGTACAATATGAATGTGGAATACCTGCATCACGATACGCTGACGGATGTAATCACGTTCGACTATTCAGCCGGGGATACCGTCTCGGGTGATGTATTTATCAGCATACCTCGGGTAAAAGAGAATGCCACCATGTATGGGAAACCATTTACTGAAGAATTGAACCGCGTTATGATACACGGCATTCTGCATTTATGCGGATATAAGGATAAAACCCGGAAGGACGCCGCGCTTATGCGCAGCAAAGAAGAAGAATGCCTGGCTCTCTTTGCCTGA
- the mnmG gene encoding tRNA uridine-5-carboxymethylaminomethyl(34) synthesis enzyme MnmG: MFKEYDIIVVGAGHAGSEAAAAAANLGSSVLLITMNMAAIAQMSCNPAMGGIAKGQIVREIDALGGYSGIVTDHTMIQYRMLNKSKGPAMWSPRAQSDRVQFSIKWRQMLEQTPNLDFWQDTVIAITTADGRVNGVKTAMGQTIKARAVILTNGTFLNGIIHIGSKQFGGGRMGDRASTGITENLTDLGFESARLKTGTPVRVDGRTIDFSKLEEQKGDDTPGRFSFTNTPKLLRQRSCYLAYTDTRVHDTLRTGFDESPMYAGRIAGRGPRYCPSIEDKIDRFSDKNRHQLFVEPEGWDTVEYYINGFSSSLPDHVQYKALTQIPGFEQAKIFRPGYAIEYDYFPPYQLHYTLETRLVENLYFAGQINGTTGYEEAAAQGLMAGINAHLKLQEKPPFILQRSEAYIGVLIDDLITKGIDEPYRMFTSRAEYRILLRQDNADLRLTGISYKLGLASRERFDRVEMKRKAVAGSMAVLAKESVTPDQVNHILEQAGTAPISQKVKLDTILLRPQISLNQLISGLPFLKDHFDHFGDLAEELIEETEILVKYQGYIEKEQELAQRLSKFENMPLKPDFDYSALSSLSFEAREKLSKIRPATIGQASRINGVSPADISVLVVFLSK; encoded by the coding sequence ATGTTTAAAGAATATGATATAATTGTGGTGGGTGCCGGCCATGCCGGGAGCGAGGCGGCGGCAGCGGCAGCCAACCTCGGCTCGTCGGTTTTGCTGATCACCATGAATATGGCGGCCATAGCCCAGATGTCGTGCAATCCTGCCATGGGAGGTATTGCCAAGGGGCAGATCGTGCGTGAAATCGATGCCCTGGGAGGATATTCGGGCATCGTTACCGATCATACCATGATACAATACCGCATGCTCAACAAATCGAAAGGTCCGGCCATGTGGAGCCCCAGGGCACAGAGCGACCGCGTTCAGTTTTCCATCAAATGGCGGCAGATGCTTGAGCAAACCCCCAACCTTGACTTCTGGCAGGATACCGTTATCGCAATTACTACCGCCGATGGCAGGGTCAACGGCGTAAAAACCGCGATGGGCCAAACCATCAAAGCCCGTGCAGTAATTCTCACCAACGGGACTTTTCTCAACGGCATCATTCACATCGGCAGCAAACAATTCGGAGGCGGAAGAATGGGTGACCGTGCATCGACCGGTATTACCGAAAACCTGACTGATCTGGGATTTGAATCTGCGCGTCTGAAAACCGGCACTCCGGTCAGGGTGGATGGCAGAACCATTGACTTCAGCAAACTCGAAGAACAAAAAGGCGATGATACACCCGGCCGTTTTTCCTTTACCAATACCCCTAAACTGCTTCGCCAGCGGAGCTGTTACCTTGCTTACACAGATACCCGTGTGCATGATACGCTCAGGACGGGATTCGATGAATCTCCGATGTATGCCGGAAGAATTGCCGGCAGGGGACCCCGCTACTGTCCGTCAATTGAAGATAAAATAGACCGCTTCAGCGACAAGAACAGACACCAGCTTTTTGTTGAACCTGAAGGCTGGGACACAGTGGAGTATTACATCAACGGTTTTTCGTCGAGCCTTCCCGATCATGTGCAATATAAAGCCCTGACTCAGATTCCCGGATTTGAACAGGCAAAGATTTTCAGGCCCGGATATGCCATAGAGTATGATTATTTTCCGCCTTATCAGCTTCATTACACACTGGAAACGCGCCTGGTTGAAAATCTCTATTTCGCCGGCCAGATCAATGGCACAACCGGTTATGAGGAGGCTGCCGCCCAGGGATTGATGGCGGGGATCAATGCCCATTTGAAATTACAGGAAAAACCGCCATTCATCCTTCAGCGTTCAGAGGCGTATATCGGGGTGCTGATTGATGATCTGATCACCAAAGGCATTGACGAGCCTTACCGGATGTTCACATCCAGGGCCGAATACCGCATTTTGCTGAGGCAGGATAATGCAGATCTGCGGCTAACCGGCATTTCCTATAAATTAGGACTTGCTAGCCGGGAACGATTCGACCGTGTTGAAATGAAACGTAAAGCGGTTGCCGGATCAATGGCAGTCCTGGCAAAAGAAAGTGTAACGCCCGATCAGGTTAACCACATTCTGGAGCAGGCAGGAACAGCGCCCATTTCACAAAAAGTGAAGCTCGACACCATACTTCTCCGCCCTCAGATCAGCCTGAACCAATTGATTTCCGGCTTACCTTTCCTCAAAGATCACTTTGATCATTTCGGAGATCTGGCCGAAGAGCTGATTGAAGAAACAGAAATACTGGTTAAATATCAGGGATATATTGAAAAGGAACAGGAGCTTGCCCAGCGCCTTTCAAAATTTGAAAATATGCCCCTGAAACCCGATTTTGACTATTCCGCACTTTCTTCCCTCTCATTCGAGGCCCGGGAAAAGCTAAGCAAAATCCGGCCAGCAACCATCGGACAGGCATCCAGAATAAACGGAGTTTCTCCGGCCGACATTTCGGTTCTCGTTGTATTTTTAAGCAAATAG
- a CDS encoding class I SAM-dependent methyltransferase, whose product MFTWPRPAAHELSAYYKSKEYISHSNKKSDLQSRIYQLIRNHTLRQKIRLIRQFSRGNQILDIGCATGEFLNQCKKKGYTATGVEPDEQARGYASGVHGLNVSDTGNLNSMSPSTFDVITLWHVLEHVGDLNERMEQIYRLLKPEGYAFIALPNPRSYDASYYGKYWAAWDVPRHLFHFNRSSVKYLARKHRFEIADIRPMLFDSYYISLLSEKYMNHSLYFVRAAYRGFISNFMAGMGNNEYSSLIYILRKPGVKIKAADAT is encoded by the coding sequence ATGTTCACCTGGCCCAGGCCGGCAGCCCATGAATTATCTGCTTACTATAAATCGAAGGAATATATTTCTCATTCCAATAAAAAATCTGATCTTCAAAGCCGCATTTATCAGTTAATACGCAACCATACTCTCAGACAAAAAATAAGATTGATCCGCCAATTTTCCAGAGGCAACCAAATTCTGGACATTGGATGCGCCACGGGAGAGTTCCTGAATCAGTGCAAGAAAAAAGGCTATACTGCCACCGGGGTTGAACCAGACGAGCAGGCCAGGGGATACGCCTCCGGGGTTCACGGACTGAATGTGTCGGATACCGGCAACCTGAACAGTATGTCTCCTTCAACCTTTGATGTAATCACCCTGTGGCATGTACTCGAACATGTCGGAGACCTCAATGAGAGAATGGAGCAAATCTACCGCTTGCTTAAACCGGAGGGCTATGCATTTATTGCTTTGCCCAATCCCCGCTCTTATGACGCATCTTACTACGGCAAATACTGGGCTGCCTGGGATGTGCCCCGGCATCTCTTTCATTTTAACCGGAGCTCCGTAAAATATCTGGCCCGAAAACACCGGTTTGAAATTGCAGATATCCGGCCCATGCTTTTTGACTCTTACTATATTTCACTATTAAGTGAAAAATATATGAACCATTCTCTATATTTTGTCCGGGCCGCTTACCGCGGATTTATCTCAAATTTTATGGCCGGTATGGGGAATAACGAATACTCAAGCCTGATTTATATTTTAAGAAAGCCCGGAGTTAAAATAAAGGCCGCTGACGCAACTTAA